One window from the genome of Microcebus murinus isolate Inina chromosome X, M.murinus_Inina_mat1.0, whole genome shotgun sequence encodes:
- the LOC105857186 gene encoding A-kinase anchor protein 17B: MTVTVVYDNSEATELCAAQHLYLKPIAKLMINVLLPESLEPVRPFSNWEVLDQLKSLICPDQFTTVRLSKSTRDFIRFEGEAENRSLVQILKAKLHGKIIKLNGLKTDLKVVATDAQGEWEHFPKEREASVSDEAEEQNHDKSPDSIYFEGLPCKWFAPKGSSGEKPCEEILRVVFESFGKIKNVDIPMLDPYREVMTGGSFGGFSFGLQTFEAFIQYQESTDFVKAMESLRGMKLMLKGDDGKALACNIKVMFDTTKHFSEGAIRRRNQERLKLQELEEERKKEKKREEEVAERRRKDEERKAQEKRKKARVRKRALKERDRHRQRKPKDKAKTEEPREPDSSEEWEERKYLLAQRRVEALRLLRVLLRKISGSSQFNPQEVDVTSPKATHAPGNTLGTLEEEELNTQHLQNQEEMPKDQVAKSDNKRKQKMKKRTGAHLHKSSHRLGKKKLRYSTRKERTGELLTDRYNHSLGFDQNPLQIAVIQGPTLEKEDNHSSNKSYSSTLPERDHGRKHKIYETDEFIDYLLNYYQTPRYARIYLEPSHVIGKCQWQRDVHAKGNGFQINLRKRRHHSTNLSQMQNLERREQVEEDDYWSEICTQDPEHKPQKRVKVDYANECTSGLKNHWKDIASKAGDQLSPADGNTHQLEKSHTYHIEDSKSTRKSQVSSPYRSVGLDLQLTDFLEEISSDSECFSETLSVNKEEKERSVATYHSSSEKGPLDPDEIITCEQEPRSSQQTLYSEWKHYGEENYSKCKLRTPSKRSKYELKCSWLEGESNFIRDEKNSSKKRGKLSPKYLFDEGYYHESSSSNLLENITRKKRRFSGNTFDQKVNYKPSHVPVTSLKSANAFYLGDFPKRRETLWKSECKQDARKYKRHENSKDFMLNPDNYYIRHNSQEHVDYESYLGNNYTSSLCFQMF; encoded by the exons ATGACAGTCACGGTGGTGTATGATAACTCAGAGGCAACAGAGCTCTGTGCAGCTCAGCACCTCTACCTCAAGCCCATAGCAAAATTGATGATCAACGTATTACTCCCAGAGAGTCTAGAACCTGTGAGGCCCTTCTCTAACTGGGAAGTTCTTGACCAGCTGAAGAGCCTGATTTGCCCAGACCAGTTCACCACAGTTCGGCTCTCCAAGAGCACAAGGGACTTCATCCGATTTGAGGGTGAGGCTGAAAACCGAAGTTTGGTTCAGATCCTGAAGGCAAAGTTACATGGGAAGATCATCAAGCTAAATGGTTTGAAAACAGACTTAAAAGTAGTGGCCACAGATGCCCAGGGAGAGTGGGAACACTTCCCCAAGGAGAGAGAGGCCTCAGTGAGTGATGAGGCCGAAGAGCAGAACCATGATAAGAGCCCGgattctatatattttgaaggcTTGCCTTGTAAATGGTTTGCACCTAAAGGCTCTAGTGGGGAGAAGCCATGTGAAGAGATCCTTCGGGTAGTTTTTGAAAGCTTTGGGAAGATCAAGAACGTGGATATCCCTATGCTTGACCCCTACAGAGAAGTGATGACTGGTGGGAGCTTTGGGGGTTTCAGCTTTGGCTTGCAGACATTCGAGGCCTTCATACAGTACCAAGAGTCAACTGACTTTGTAAAAGCCATGGAGTCCCTTCGAGGAATGAAGCTGATGCTTAAAGGAGATGATGGGAAAGCTCTGGCATGTAACATTAAG GTTATGTTTGATACAACTAAACACTTCAGTGAAGGAGCTATAAGGAGAAGAAATCAGGAAAGGCTAAAATTACAAGaattggaagaagaaaggaaaaaggaaaagaaaagagaagaggaagtggCTGAAAG aagaagaaaagacgAGGAGAGGAAGGCccaggaaaagaggaagaaggccaGGGTCAGGAAGCGAGCGCTGAAGGAAAGGGACAGACACCGGCAAAGGAAACCGAAGGACAAAGCCAAAACTGAGGAACCACGTGAGCCGGACTCTTCAGAGGAGTGGGAGGAGCGGAAGTACCTGCTGGCTCAGAGGCGGGTTGAGGCCCTTCGCTTGCTACGGGTACTCCTGAGGAAAATTTCA GGATCCAGTCAGTTTAACCCACAGGAGGTCGACGTTACAAGCCCCAAAGCTACTCATGCTCCAGGAAACACATTGGGAACTCTGGAGGAAGAAGAGTTAAACACTCAGCACCTTCAAAATCAAGAGGAAATGCCAAAAGATCAGGTTGCCAAGTCagacaataaaaggaaacaaaaaatgaagaaaagaacagGGGCTCACTTACATAAATCTTCCCACcgccttgggaaaaaaaaattaagatactcAACTAGAAAAGAGAGAACTGGAGAATTACTAACTGACAGATACAACCACAGTTTGGGTTTTGACCAGAATCCCTTGCAGATTGCAGTGATTCAAGGTCCAACTCTTGAGAAAGAAGACAACCACAGTTCTAATAAATCCTACTCTTCTACATTACCTGAGAGAGACCATGGAAGGAAACATAAGATCTATGAAACAGATGAATTTATTGACTATCTATTAAACTATTATCAAACTCCAAGATATGCCCGTATCTATCTAGAACCAAGTCACGTAATAGGCAAGTGTCAGTGGCAGAGGGATGTCCATGCTAAAGGAAATGGATTTCAGATTAATTTGAGAAAGCGCAGGCATCACTCAACCAATTTGAGCCAAATGCAAAACCTGGAAAGGAGAGAACAAGTTGAAGAAGATGATTATTGGTCAGAGATTTGTACTCAGGATCCTGAGCATAAACCACAAAAGAGGGTAAAAGTGGATTATGCCAACGAATGTACTAGTGGACTTAAAAACCATTGGAAGGATATAGCCAGTAAAGCTGGTGATCAGCTGTCCCCAGCTGATGGAAATACCCATCAGTTAGAAAAGTCTCACACTTACCATATCGAAGATTCCAAATCCACAAGGAAAAGCCAAGTATCTTCACCCTATAGGTCAGTAGGCTTAGATTTGCAGTTGACAGATTTCTTAGAGGAAATTAGTAGTGATTCTGAATGCTTCAGTGAAACCCTTAGTGTaaacaaagaggagaaagagagatctGTGGCCACATATCACAGCTCCTCAGAAAAAGGACCTCTTGACCCTGATGAAATCATCACTTGTGAACAAGAACCTAGGTCAAGTCAGCAGACCTTGTATTCAGAGTGGAAACATTATGGTGAAGAAAACTACTCTAAATGCAAGCTTAGGACACCAAGCAAGAGGTCTAAGTATGAACTGAAATGTTCATGGCTTGAGGGTGAAAGCAATTTCATTAGAGATGAAAAGAACAGCAGCAAAAAGAGGGGAAAACTATCCCCCAAATACTTGTTTGATGAAGGATACTACCACGAATCCAGTTCCAGTAATCTATTAGAGAACATCACAAGAAAGAAGAGGAGGTTTAGTGGTAATACATTTGACCAGAAAGTGAACTATAAACCCTCTCATGTGCCAGTAACATCATTAAAAAGTGCTAACGCTTTCTATTTGGGTGATTTTCCCAAAAGAAGAGAGACTCTTTGGAAGTCAGAATGTAAACAGGATGCAAGAAAGTATAAAAGGCATGAGAATTCTAAAGATTTCATGCTCAATCCTGATAATTATTATATTAGACATAACAGTCAAGAGCACGTTGACTATGAAAGCTATTTAGGAAACAACTACACTAgttctttatgttttcaaatgttttga